From the genome of Nocardia mangyaensis:
GGTGCCGAAGTGGCGCTCCGGCGACCCGTCGCGGTATTCGAGGGTGTAGGGACCGTCGGGATCTCGATAGGTCTGGATGTAGCTCTGGTCGCCACGTTCGACGATCAGGTACGGGTTGGGGTCGGCCAGGCCGGCCACCCAGCGGTACGCCAATTCCTCGGTGAGATAAGGGAATTCGCCCGCACCGCCGTGAGTGACGGCGACCGGCACGTAGCCGGCCGGGTCGATCAGCCAGGACAGCTGAGGGTCGTAGACGGCGTAGCCGCGCGGGGTGGCGAGGTCGAAGAGCAGGTTGCGGACGAAGCCGATCGCGTCGTAGGGCGAGGGCACGTAGAGCGTGTCCCCACTGGGACCGCCCACGGATTCGACGCTGAGGAACGTGTCGTCCACCGGTAGCTCGCTGTTGCGGGCGTTCAACTCGATGGTGATCTCGGCGATCGCCTCGGACTCGGGCAGACCTTCCTGGGCGGCCAGGTACGCGTCCACCTCGTCGACGGAGCTGGCGACGCCGGACGGCAGAAGAATGTGGTCGTAGCTCACGGCCCCCACCCTACGGGGCGGTCGGTTCCTGGAAGGCCGCCAGGCCGAGCCCGCGGCGCCGGCCGCCACCACTATTGTGCGGCTGTGTTGCCTGCGGGTTTCGGGTTGGTGCCCGTCGGGAAACTCCGGTTTCGTCGGCCCGCGTGGCGCGGGTGGTCTGTGGTGAACTGGGTCATGGGTATCAAGGTGTCACTCGAGCACCGGACCGCGTACTCCTTCGATCGGCTCGTCGAGGTGCATCCACACGAGGTCCGGCTGCGGCCCGCGCCACACTCGCGGACACCGATCGAGGCGTATTCGCTCCAGGTGTCACCGGCCGAGCACTATGTGAACTGGCAGCAGGACGCGTTCGGTAATTTCGTTGCGCGCCTGGTGTTTCCGGAGCCGACGCGGGAGCTGTCGATCACCGTCGGGTTGATCGCCGATCTCGAGGTGGTCAACCCGTTCGACTTCTTCGTCGAGGACTACGCCGAGTACTTCCCCTTCGGCTACCCCGACGCGCTGGCCGACGACCTGGAGCCGTATCTGCGCCCGGTCGACGAGGGCGAGCCGGGATCGGGGCCGGGGGACCTGCTGCTGGACTGGGTGCGGGTGCACCGCGCGCAGGGGCGGATCCGTTCCATCGACTACCTGGTGGAACTCAACTACGCGCTGCGCAACACCGTCGACTACACCGTGCGGATGGAACCGGGCGTGCAATCGCCGGACCACACGCTGCGCGCCGCGCTCGGCTCCTGCCGTGATTCGGCGTGGTTGCTCGTCGGCATCCTGCGTGAGCTGGGGCTGGCGGCACGCTTCGTCTCCGGCTACCTGGTGCAGCTGACCTCGGACACCCCCGCCCTGGACGGACCGTCCGGGCCGAGCGCCGACTTCACCGACCTGCACGCCTGGACCGAGGTGTACCTACCCGGCGCCGGGTGGATCGGCATGGACCCCACCTCGGGTCTGTTCGCCGGTGAGGGCCACATTCCGCTGGCCGCGACCCCGCATCCCGGCGCCGCCGCGCCGATCACCGGCGCCACCGGAATCACCGAGGCCACCCTGGATTTCAGCAATGTGGTGCGCCGGGTCCACGAGGACCCGCGAGTCACGCTGCCCTACACCGAATCCCAGTGGGAACGCATCACCGCCTCCGGCGCGGCCATCGACGCGCGGATGGCGGCCGCCGACGTCGGCCTCACCATGGGCGGCGAGCCCACCTTCGTCTCCATCGACGACCAGATGAGCGCCCAGTGGACCACCGACGCCGACGGGCCCCACAAACGCGAACGTGCCGTCGATCTCGCCGACCGTCTCCGCTCGATCTACGCCCCCACCGGGCTGGTCCAGTACCGCCAGGGCAAGTGGTATCCCGGAGAGCCGTTGCCCCGCTGGGAGATCGCCATCGCCTGGCGTGCGGACGGGGAGCCGGTGTGGAAACGCCAGGATCTCCTCGCCGACCCGTGGACCCCGGTCGTGGGTTCGGCGCCGGGCACGGTTGTCGGCCGGTCGTCCGACGCGGGTGCCTCATCGAGCGCGGTCCGCCCGCCGAATCCGAAACCAGACGATTCCGGCGGCCTCGGCTCCGCGATGTCGACCGCAGGCCGACCCGTCGACGGCAAGCAGATCGCCGCATCCCAACCGCTCAACGCCGCGCCTGTCCGTTCGGCCGGTGCGCAGCCGCTCCACGCCTCGACCGGGCTGCTGGCACCACAGAATTCGGCCGCTGATGCCGATGCGGCGAAGTCGCTGATCGCCCACATCGCGGGCACGCTGGGTCTCCCCGACGGACAGGTGCGCCCGGCCTTCGAGGACCCTCTGGCTCGGCTCGCCGCCACCGTCACCGCCCCCTACGGCGAACCGCCCGCGGCCGATCTCGATCCGGTCGCGGATTCCCCCGAGGCTCGCCGCACCCTGCTCGGCCGCCTCGACGAGTCCGTCAATGAGCCGACCGCCTTCGTACTGCCCATCCATCGCAGAGCTGACGGCGCGGGCTGGGCCAGTGCCGATTGGCAGTTGCGCCGCGGTCGCGACGACGACGGTGGTCCGGGGCGGATCGTGCTCGCCGACGGTGATTCCCCTGCGGGGCTTCGTCTTCCGCTGAACTCGGTATCCTGGCACACCCCGCCGGTACTCCCCGAGGCCGATCCGCTCTTCCAGGGCCCCCTGCGGCTGCCGCGCGAAGAACCACCGGCCGTGCTCGAATCGGCGGACTTCACGCCGACCACCGCGCTCGTCGCCGAGGTCAGGGCGGGCCGGTTGCATGTGTTCCTGCCGCCGGTCACCGAGCTGGACGACTTCCTCGACCTGATCGCCAAGGTGGAACAAGCCGCGGCGGCGATCGGTCAGCCGGTGGTGCTCGAGGGCTACGCGCCGCCGAGTGACGCACGCCTGCACACCTTCTCGGTGACGCCCGACCCCGGCGTGATCGAGGTGAACATCATGCCGACCAGCTCCTTCGCCGAGCAGGCCGACGTGCTGAGCACCCTCTACGAGCAGGCCAGGCTGGCCCGGCTGAGCACCGAGTCCTTCGATGTCGACGGCACCCACGGTGGCACCGGCGGCGGCAATCACATCACCCTCGGCGGGATCAGTCCCGCGCGCTCACCGCTGCTGCGCCGCCCCGATCTGCTGGTCTCGATGCTCACCTACTGGCAACGTCATCCGGCGCTGTCCTACCTGTTCGCCGGTCGCTTCATCGGCCCGACCTCGCAGGCGCCTCGCGCCGACGAGGGGCGCGAGGGCGCGCTCTACGAACTCGAGATCGCCTTCGCCGAGATCGCCCGCCTCACTGCCGAGCAGGCGGTGGGTGCGGCCACGCCGTCGGAGATCCAGTCGGCCCCTTGGCATATCGACCGCGCTCTGCGACACCTGCTCACCGACCTCACCGGCAACACCCACCGGGCCGAGTTCTGCATCGACAAGCTCTACAGTCCCGATTCCGCGCGCGGTCGCCTCGGGCTGCTGGAACTGCGCGGCTTCGAGATGCCACCGCACTTCCAGATGGCGATGGTGCAGTCCCTGCTGGTTCGCGGCCTGGTCGCCATGTTCTGGGACCAGCCCTACCGCGCCTCCCTGCTCCGCCACGGCGACAACCTGCACGGCCGCTACCTGCTGCCGCACTTCCTGATGAGCGATATCGCCGAGGTGGCGGCCGACCTGCGCGCCAACGGCATCGACTTCGACACCAGCTGGCTCGACCCGTTCACCGAATTCCGCTTCCCCCGGATCGGAACGGCGATGATCGGCGACGTCGAACTGGAACTGCGCGGCGCGATCGAACCCTGGCTGACCCTCGGCGAGCAGACCACCGGCCAAGGCACCGCCCGCTACGTCGACTCCTCGGTCGAGCGTCTCCAGGTGCGTGTGGTCGGCGCCGACCGCGGCCGCTACGTGGTGACCTGCAACGGCATGCCGATTCCCCTGCTGGCCACCGACAAGACCGACGTGCAGGTGGCCGGAGTCCGCTACCGCGCCTGGCAACCTCCGAACTCCCTGCACCCCTCCATCACAGTCGACGCCCCCTTGGTCTTCGACCTGGTGGACGCCGCCACCGGCCTGTCCCACGGCGGCTGCACCTACCACGTCGTCCACCCAGGTGGTCGCGCCTTCGACGACGCCCCCGTCAACGCGGTAGCCGCCCAATCCCGCCGAAATCGCCGTTTCGAAGCAGCCGGACATACGGTGAACCCGATGGACCCCGCCGAACTCCGTGCGAAAATCGCCGCACAGTCGACCGACCTGGGCGCGCCAGGCATCCTGGACCTACGCCGCGCAAGAACCGTGTGGAACTGGACAACCAACAGATAGCAACCACCTACAGGAAAACCGATCCACCCCCACCCAGCCACGCACATCCCGACCCCGAGGAGGGATCGCCGACGCAGTCGGCGGTTCGCGCCCGTCCCGACGATCAGGCGCCGTTTCGTCCGCGACGAAGGAGCAAGAAACGGTGCTTGATCGTCGGGACCGCCGGGGGCGCGAACCTCGAGCGCGCCAGCGCTCCAACAAACACAGGAGGCCCTTCGGTGACTGAGCGCGACGAGGCGCTACGGGACGGGAACCGGCAGCCACCGGGCATCCGAGCCCAGGTGGCCGAACAGTTCGCCCGGTATCGAGCCGAGAGCAAGAGGGGGTCGCGGTTCGACGAGTGCGGCAGGCCGACCGAGACCTACTACGACGAGCTCGTCGACGGGCGCGGCCGGGTCAGGTCGATGTGGTCGGAGCTGTCGGCCGACTTCGTCGACCAGGGCACCGGCGGGATCAGCCGAATCGACCACCGGGTGCGCAGGCAGATCGAGGACGACGGCGTCACCTACACCGAGGTCGGCCTCGGCGACGACACCGCCACCCCACGCCCCTGGCGCCTCGACCCCATCCCGCTGCTGGTCTCCGCCGACGACTGGACCCGCCTCGAAACCGGTCTCGTGCAGCGCTCACTGGTCCTCGACGAGGTCCTCACCGATGTCTACGGCCCGCGCAGGCTGCTGAGTTCGGGCCTGCTGCCGCCGCAGGTGGTGTTCGGCAGCACCGGTTATGTCCGTGCCGCGCACGGCATCATGATCCCCGGCACCCACCAGTTGTTCCTGCACGCGTGTGACATCAGCCGCTGGAGCGACGGCCGGTTCCGGGTGCTGGCCGACTGGGCACAGGCTCCCTCGGGCGCCGGGTACGCGCTGGCCGACCGGCGGGTGGTCGCCGAGGCCATTCCCGAGGCGTTCGAGCACGCGGGCCCGCGCCCGCTCACCCCGTTCGCCCGCGCCATGCGGTTGATGCTCGAGGAAGCCGCACCCGAGCTGGCCGATGGTGCGGAACCGGTGGTCGTGGTGCTGAGCCCGGGCTCGCACTCCGAAACCGCGTTCGATCAGGCGTATCTGGCGCAGATGCTCGGATTTCCGCTGGTCGAGAGCGCTGATCTGGTGGTGCGCGACGGCGCGCTGTGGATGCGCTCACTGGGCAGTCTGGAACGGGTCGACGTGGTGCTGCGGCGGGTGGACGCCGAGTTCTCCGATCCGCTGGATCTGCGTCCCGATTCGCGCCTCGGGGTGGTCGGGCTGGTCGAGGTGCTGCGCCGTGGTGCGGTCACCGTGGTGAACACCCTCGGCAGCGGACTGCTGGAATCGCCCGCGCTGAGCGCGTTCCTGCCGCGCATCGCCCGCTCGATCCTCGGCGAGGACCTGCAGCTCGACGGCACGCCCGCATACTGGGGCGGCGATGACACCGAGCGCGCGCACCTGGTGTCGCACGTCGGTGACCTGGTCATCCGGTCCGCCGTCGACGGGTCGACGATCTTCGGTCCCAGCCTGGCCGCGGCCGAACGGGACGAGCTCGCCGCCCGGATCGAGGCCGAGCAGTGGAAGTGGGTGGGCCAGGAACCCGCCGAATTCTCGGTCGCCCCCGCGGTCGAAGACGAGGCCGGGATCGCGCCGGTGCCGGTCGGCATGCGGCTGTTCTCGCTGGCTCGCCGCGGTGGATACACCGCGATGTCGGGCGGGCTCGGTCAGCAGCGGATGCGGCTGGAACCGACCCGCAGCGTGATCAAGGTGGCGGCCAAGGACATCTGGGTGCGCGCCGCCCCCGCCACGGCGCCCGCCGTGGGCGCCGAGGCCCCGCACGAGGAGCGCCTGCGACGCGCCGTGCCGGTCGTCGAGGCGATCAGCTCCCCGCGCGTGCTCAACGACCTGTTCTGGATGGGCCGCTACAGCGAACGCGCCGAATCGGTGGTCCGCTTGCTCGCCGCCACCCACGACGTCTACCAGGACTACCGCTACCGCCCCTGGCTCGACGGCGCCGAGGCCCTGCCGATCCTCATGCGCGCTCTCTCGGTCACCACCGGAACCGTCGCCCCGGAATCGGTGCTGCCGAGTGCCCGCGCGGCCGCCCTGGTCCGCGTCCACTCGCCGATCGAGGCGACGACGCCGGGACCCGCCGTCGACCCGGAATCGGCTGCGGCACCCGTCGGTTCGCCGGAACCCGCGGCAGCGCGACCTTCCCCGGCGCCGACCCGCGACCCCGATGCCTCGGCCGCCGAGGTGTCGGCACGAGACGACGGGGACTCGGGTGCGGCTGAATCGGATACCGACGACGCCGACACCGAGTCGCCATGGGAGCGCGCGGGCACCAGCGCTTTGGCTCGTGCGCTGCGGACCACGGGTACTACGGCCGAACGCGGTGCCGAGCCGGTGGCAGCGGGCGAACCGCCCATCGCGCGAACCAGGCAGACGCAGGGGCAGTTCACCCATCGAGCAATGGATTCCAGTGGTGAAGGCGGAGCCACGCGACGAGCGGTGGCCGGCGCGTCGGCCGAGGGGTTCCACTACCTGGCCGCCCTCACCGGCAATCGGGAGTTGCCGGGATCGTTGTCGCATGCCGTCGACCGCTATGGCGCGGCCGCGCGTGCCGTGCGTGACCAGCTCTCCGGGGACACCTGGATGATCGTCGGCGCGGTGGACCGCGCGCTGGCCGAATTCCGCAGTGCCAACAGCGAACAGGAGAACGCGCTCTCGGCGGTGCACTCGTTGACGTTGGCCGCGCTGCTGTCGCTGTCGGGGATCGGCGCGGAATCGCTGGTGCGCGACACCGGCTGGTACGTCACGGATATCGGCAAGCGGGTCGAACGCGGACTCGCGCTCACGTCGCTGTTCAATTCCGCGCTGACGCAGGCGAAATCGGCGGAGGTCGAGCGGGTGGTGGCCGAGGCGGTGCTCGCCGCCACCGAGTCGGCCGTGAGTTACCGTCGCCGCCACCGCGGTTCGGCCCACGTCGCCGCGCTGGCGGGCCTGCTGCTGTTCGACCCGGGAAACCCGCGCTCGCTGGTGTATCAGCTCGACCGCCTCGAAGCCGACTTCCAGGCGCTGCCGGGTGGTTCCGGCGCGTCCCGGTCCCAGCGGCTGCTCGCCGATGCCCAGCGCATGCTGCGCCGCGTCGACCCGGCCGATCTGGAACAGACCGACGACGACGGCGTCCGCACCGAACTGGTGGAGCTGCTGGAAGGGGTGCACTTGCGATTGCGCAAGCTGTCCGAATCGTTCGAGACCACCAAACTCGCTGCCCCGGCCAGCATCCAGCCGCTGTGGGGCAACACCAGGATGGTCGGATGAGCAGGCGTTATCGGGTGGTGCACCGGACCACCTACAGCTACTCCGACGAGGTCACCAGCTCCTACGGCCGCGCCTATCTCACCCCGCGCGAATTCGCCGGGCAGCGCTCGCTCGAACACGACATCTACATCGACCCGGTGCCCTCGGACCGTTCCGTCGGTACCGACGTCTACGGCAACACGACCACGTATTTCCATGTGACAGCCGAACATCGCAAGCTCGAGGTCACCGGCGAATCGCTCGTCGACGTCGACGGTGCCCATCCGGCGACGATCGAGGGCGCCGACATCCCGTGGGAATCGGCGCGGCCGAGCACTACCACGGGGCCGCTCGCCGTCGAGTTCACCCTGGACCTGCTGCCGGCCGAGATCACCCCGGAGGTGGTGGCCTACGCCGCGCAGAGCTTCCCGCCGGGTCGCCCGCTGCTCGCGGCGGTCACCGAGCTCAACACCCGCATCCACGACGATTTCCGCTACCGCTCCGGCTCGACCACGGTGAGCACCAGCGTCGCGGACGTGTTCGCCGCGCGCGAGGGCGTCTGCCAGGACTTCGCCCGAATCGGCGCCGCCTGCCTGCGCGCGGTGGGCCTCGCCGCCCGCTACGTCTCGGGGTATCTGGCCACCGATCCGCCGCCGGGCAAGGAACACATGGTCGGCGTGGACGCCACCCACGCGTGGGCCGCGGTCTGGCTACCCGGCGCCGACGAGACCGACCGCGCCGGCCGCTGGATCGCCTTCGACCCCACCAACGACCAGTTCGCCGACGAGCGGTACGTGACGGTGGCGTGGGGTCGCGATTATCAGGACGTTCCGCCCCTGCGTGGCATCATCTACACCGACGCCAAACAGTCCACAATCACGGTTTCGGTCGATGTAGCCCCGGTGGAGGTGTAGTCCCTTGCGTGATTTCGTGTGCCCGAACTGCGGTCAGCAGTTGGCTTTCGAGAATTCGGTCTGTCTGTCGTGCTCGAGCCGGCTCGGTTTCAGCCTGCACGAGCGTGCCCTCGTGGTGATCGGTGATCCGCCCGGTGACGCGGCCGTCGACCACGCGGGCGGTGTCGTCGACCGCGATCGGTTCCGGCTGTGCGACAACCTGCATGTGGCGCAATGCAATTGGCTGGTCTCGGAAGGGAACGCCCCCGGGCCGAAGCTGTGTGCCTCCTGCGCACTCACCCGGACCAGGCCCAACGATGCCGACGTGGCCGGTCTGGCCGCCTTCGCCGAGGCCGAAGCGGCCAAGCGGCGGTTGATCTTCGAACTGGCCGAACTCGGCCTGCCGATCGTCGGGCGTGACAGCGACCCGCACGGCCTGGCCTTCGACCTGCTCTCCAGCCGCACCGACGGCGTCATGACCGGTCACGTCGACGGGGTGATCACCCTCGACCTGGCCGAGGCCGACGACCCGCATCGTGAACAGTTGCGCATCGAGATGGCCGAGCCCTACCGCACCCTGCTCGGCCATTTCCGCCACGAGATCGGCCACTATTACTTCCCGGTCCTGGTCACCGAGGACGACGAGTTGCGACGCTTCCGTGATCTGTTCGGCGACCCCTTCGCCGACTACCAGGCGGCACTGGACCGGCACTACTCCCAGGGCGCGCCCGCGGGCTGGGAACGCGACTACGTGTCCTCCTACGCCACCATGCACGCCGCCGAGGACTGGGCCGAGACCTTCGCCCACTACCTGCACGTCCGCGACACCCTCGACACCGCGGCCGCCTTCGGCCTCGCCCCCGCGGGCGCCACGCTCGACCGGCCCCAGGTCGGCCGCGCCGGATTCGACAAGATCATCGAGCTGTGGCTGCCGCTGGCCTGGTCGCTGAACATGGTCAACCGCTCGATGGGGCGCGACGACCTGTACCCCTTCGTCCTCCCGGAGCGGGTGCTGGAGAAGATGCGCTTCGTGCACGACCTGTGCACCGCCACCGCGCCGGAGGCGCTCGCCTCGGCGTAGACGCGCGGTGATGCCTCGCGATTTCTGGTGCGACCGGGGTCACATTCAGCTATCCTCCCACTTTGAGACGATCGCGTCTCAGAACCCGGCGGTTCCCGCGTCCGGGCTGCTCGATGAGGATGGCTATGAACTCTCCCTTGGTGTCCGTCGGACTCCCGCTGGCACTCGCGGTGATCATGTTCGGACTCGGTCTGTCGCTGACCGTCGCCGACTTCACCCGGATCGCGAAGACCCCGCGCATCGTCGCCATCGCCCTGATCTGCCAGGTGCTCCTGCTCCCGGCGATCGCGTTCGGGCTGGTGCTGCTGTTCGGGCTGTCGCCGATCCTCGCGGTCGGCATGATGCTGCTCGCCGCCTCGCCCGGCGGGACCACCGCGAATCTGTACAGTCACCTGTTCCGTGGTGACGTGGCGCTGAACGTGTCACTGACCGCGGTCAATTCGGTGATCGCGGTGATCACCGTGCCGGTGGTGACCAACTTCGCCATCGGCTACTTCGAGCCCGACGACGGTGCCGGTTCGCTCGGACTGCAACTGGGCAAAGTGGTGCAGGTGTTCGCCATCGTGCTCGTGCCGGTCGCGATCGGCATGCTGGTGCGTCACCTCTGGCCCGCGTTCGCCGATCGGATGGACCGGCCGGTGCGCATCGGTTCGGCGCTGGTCCTGCTGCTGGTGATCGTGGGAACCGTCGTCGCCGAACGCGACACCCTCGGTTCCTCGCTGGCCGACGTCGGCGCCATCGCCGTGGCCTTCTGCCTGTTCAGCCTGACCATCGGCTACTTCGTACCGCGCCTGCTCGGCGCGGCCGAAAGGCAGTCCATCGCGTGCTCGATGGAGATCGGCATCCACAACAGCACCATCGCCATCACCATCGCCATCAGCGTGCTCGACAGCACCGAGATGGCGATCCCCGCGGCCGTGTACGGCGTGCTGATGTTCCCGCTCGCGGCGATCTTCGGCTGGCTGATCACTCGTCGCCGGGTGCGCTCGGCACCGGTCACCGTCGAGTGAGCTCTGAACCCGGAATCGGCTGCCTCCAGTACGCGGTGGACACCCCGCGCTGCTGATTCAGGCGCGGAGGCGTTCCCTGCGGAGGCGGGTGACCTCGGGGAGGTCGAGAGGGGACAGTTCGGTGGCGGGGATGCCGAGGGCCTTGGCGATGAGGTGATCGGCCAGTTCGGGGTTGCGGGCCAGGGCCGGCCCGTGGAGGTAGGTGCCGATGACCGAGCCCTG
Proteins encoded in this window:
- a CDS encoding DUF2126 domain-containing protein, giving the protein MGIKVSLEHRTAYSFDRLVEVHPHEVRLRPAPHSRTPIEAYSLQVSPAEHYVNWQQDAFGNFVARLVFPEPTRELSITVGLIADLEVVNPFDFFVEDYAEYFPFGYPDALADDLEPYLRPVDEGEPGSGPGDLLLDWVRVHRAQGRIRSIDYLVELNYALRNTVDYTVRMEPGVQSPDHTLRAALGSCRDSAWLLVGILRELGLAARFVSGYLVQLTSDTPALDGPSGPSADFTDLHAWTEVYLPGAGWIGMDPTSGLFAGEGHIPLAATPHPGAAAPITGATGITEATLDFSNVVRRVHEDPRVTLPYTESQWERITASGAAIDARMAAADVGLTMGGEPTFVSIDDQMSAQWTTDADGPHKRERAVDLADRLRSIYAPTGLVQYRQGKWYPGEPLPRWEIAIAWRADGEPVWKRQDLLADPWTPVVGSAPGTVVGRSSDAGASSSAVRPPNPKPDDSGGLGSAMSTAGRPVDGKQIAASQPLNAAPVRSAGAQPLHASTGLLAPQNSAADADAAKSLIAHIAGTLGLPDGQVRPAFEDPLARLAATVTAPYGEPPAADLDPVADSPEARRTLLGRLDESVNEPTAFVLPIHRRADGAGWASADWQLRRGRDDDGGPGRIVLADGDSPAGLRLPLNSVSWHTPPVLPEADPLFQGPLRLPREEPPAVLESADFTPTTALVAEVRAGRLHVFLPPVTELDDFLDLIAKVEQAAAAIGQPVVLEGYAPPSDARLHTFSVTPDPGVIEVNIMPTSSFAEQADVLSTLYEQARLARLSTESFDVDGTHGGTGGGNHITLGGISPARSPLLRRPDLLVSMLTYWQRHPALSYLFAGRFIGPTSQAPRADEGREGALYELEIAFAEIARLTAEQAVGAATPSEIQSAPWHIDRALRHLLTDLTGNTHRAEFCIDKLYSPDSARGRLGLLELRGFEMPPHFQMAMVQSLLVRGLVAMFWDQPYRASLLRHGDNLHGRYLLPHFLMSDIAEVAADLRANGIDFDTSWLDPFTEFRFPRIGTAMIGDVELELRGAIEPWLTLGEQTTGQGTARYVDSSVERLQVRVVGADRGRYVVTCNGMPIPLLATDKTDVQVAGVRYRAWQPPNSLHPSITVDAPLVFDLVDAATGLSHGGCTYHVVHPGGRAFDDAPVNAVAAQSRRNRRFEAAGHTVNPMDPAELRAKIAAQSTDLGAPGILDLRRARTVWNWTTNR
- a CDS encoding circularly permuted type 2 ATP-grasp protein; translated protein: MTERDEALRDGNRQPPGIRAQVAEQFARYRAESKRGSRFDECGRPTETYYDELVDGRGRVRSMWSELSADFVDQGTGGISRIDHRVRRQIEDDGVTYTEVGLGDDTATPRPWRLDPIPLLVSADDWTRLETGLVQRSLVLDEVLTDVYGPRRLLSSGLLPPQVVFGSTGYVRAAHGIMIPGTHQLFLHACDISRWSDGRFRVLADWAQAPSGAGYALADRRVVAEAIPEAFEHAGPRPLTPFARAMRLMLEEAAPELADGAEPVVVVLSPGSHSETAFDQAYLAQMLGFPLVESADLVVRDGALWMRSLGSLERVDVVLRRVDAEFSDPLDLRPDSRLGVVGLVEVLRRGAVTVVNTLGSGLLESPALSAFLPRIARSILGEDLQLDGTPAYWGGDDTERAHLVSHVGDLVIRSAVDGSTIFGPSLAAAERDELAARIEAEQWKWVGQEPAEFSVAPAVEDEAGIAPVPVGMRLFSLARRGGYTAMSGGLGQQRMRLEPTRSVIKVAAKDIWVRAAPATAPAVGAEAPHEERLRRAVPVVEAISSPRVLNDLFWMGRYSERAESVVRLLAATHDVYQDYRYRPWLDGAEALPILMRALSVTTGTVAPESVLPSARAAALVRVHSPIEATTPGPAVDPESAAAPVGSPEPAAARPSPAPTRDPDASAAEVSARDDGDSGAAESDTDDADTESPWERAGTSALARALRTTGTTAERGAEPVAAGEPPIARTRQTQGQFTHRAMDSSGEGGATRRAVAGASAEGFHYLAALTGNRELPGSLSHAVDRYGAAARAVRDQLSGDTWMIVGAVDRALAEFRSANSEQENALSAVHSLTLAALLSLSGIGAESLVRDTGWYVTDIGKRVERGLALTSLFNSALTQAKSAEVERVVAEAVLAATESAVSYRRRHRGSAHVAALAGLLLFDPGNPRSLVYQLDRLEADFQALPGGSGASRSQRLLADAQRMLRRVDPADLEQTDDDGVRTELVELLEGVHLRLRKLSESFETTKLAAPASIQPLWGNTRMVG
- a CDS encoding transglutaminase family protein yields the protein MSRRYRVVHRTTYSYSDEVTSSYGRAYLTPREFAGQRSLEHDIYIDPVPSDRSVGTDVYGNTTTYFHVTAEHRKLEVTGESLVDVDGAHPATIEGADIPWESARPSTTTGPLAVEFTLDLLPAEITPEVVAYAAQSFPPGRPLLAAVTELNTRIHDDFRYRSGSTTVSTSVADVFAAREGVCQDFARIGAACLRAVGLAARYVSGYLATDPPPGKEHMVGVDATHAWAAVWLPGADETDRAGRWIAFDPTNDQFADERYVTVAWGRDYQDVPPLRGIIYTDAKQSTITVSVDVAPVEV
- a CDS encoding zinc-binding metallopeptidase family protein translates to MRDFVCPNCGQQLAFENSVCLSCSSRLGFSLHERALVVIGDPPGDAAVDHAGGVVDRDRFRLCDNLHVAQCNWLVSEGNAPGPKLCASCALTRTRPNDADVAGLAAFAEAEAAKRRLIFELAELGLPIVGRDSDPHGLAFDLLSSRTDGVMTGHVDGVITLDLAEADDPHREQLRIEMAEPYRTLLGHFRHEIGHYYFPVLVTEDDELRRFRDLFGDPFADYQAALDRHYSQGAPAGWERDYVSSYATMHAAEDWAETFAHYLHVRDTLDTAAAFGLAPAGATLDRPQVGRAGFDKIIELWLPLAWSLNMVNRSMGRDDLYPFVLPERVLEKMRFVHDLCTATAPEALASA
- a CDS encoding bile acid:sodium symporter family protein, producing MNSPLVSVGLPLALAVIMFGLGLSLTVADFTRIAKTPRIVAIALICQVLLLPAIAFGLVLLFGLSPILAVGMMLLAASPGGTTANLYSHLFRGDVALNVSLTAVNSVIAVITVPVVTNFAIGYFEPDDGAGSLGLQLGKVVQVFAIVLVPVAIGMLVRHLWPAFADRMDRPVRIGSALVLLLVIVGTVVAERDTLGSSLADVGAIAVAFCLFSLTIGYFVPRLLGAAERQSIACSMEIGIHNSTIAITIAISVLDSTEMAIPAAVYGVLMFPLAAIFGWLITRRRVRSAPVTVE